From Choloepus didactylus isolate mChoDid1 chromosome 19, mChoDid1.pri, whole genome shotgun sequence, one genomic window encodes:
- the SPINT4 gene encoding kunitz-type protease inhibitor 4 produces MKTAKLGFLLGLFIFSLLTVPLRGGIDFINEKVCGKLKDPCLMEVNYGSCFEVHFRYFYNKTSKRCESFVFTGCAGNLNNYKLKIECQITCDAEFKNKG; encoded by the exons ATGAAGACTGCGAAGCTGGGATTTCTTCTAGGGCTCTTCATCTTCTCCTTGCTGACTGTCCCCTTAAGGGGTGGTATTGATTTCATTAACGAAAAAGTGTGTGGAAAACTTAAAG ATCCCTGCCTAATGGAGGTGAACTATGGCAGCTGCTTTGAAGTTCACTTCAGATATTTCTACAACAAAACGTCCAAAAGATGTGAAAGTTTTGTATTCACTGGCTGTGCTGGCAACCTTAACAACTACAAACTTAAGATAGAATGTCAAATCACCTGTGATGCTGAATTCAAAAATAAAGGGTAA